The Labrus bergylta chromosome 15, fLabBer1.1, whole genome shotgun sequence genome includes a region encoding these proteins:
- the LOC109983288 gene encoding F-box only protein 30 translates to MEEDHVHCMSCVNQRCMVRPEPGISCDLISCPLVCGAVFHSCKAEEHHLLCPLVRVPCLNGGYGCPASLQRNQMYAHLEVCPAGVVCCTMEWNRWPVSCLDYMSYESLSRGVEEAEQLDMALALQDQRTLLESLKVIAMTPTAERELPVPGASTFIESPTQSLSSNQPEAPPPGSAKEKIASGINGLNEEHFGKLYEATVETARSLCAALDFVSMANSVDSSTVCADRGAALQKISNGDLQNGLEDRTPVATEGLYLKDLEEQSVCSSCLIENGAPREADLKILNTANRSLSEAAAICPEADCPGEVQEDLNACVTPPMIAPVHVSQGVAQRAGHVVLEDRGVVLLESHVQERKYHNYQSFRGLGPCSLPNGRIGFFPDRSLHRIRPKMEDKSVDTSDLEQEDDPMGLGEIDLITAALLFCLEESRECRRISDTVYVDGFRVDFGTQTFTFPAAILVTNTRVGDMASAPACDHAAPQLPYPSPFCTLRLGLVLEALEVEAVPHNRYLPPKPRYQHMFPFVCAQSFRRDQFSSHFTNVHGDIHAGLNGWMEHRCPLAYYGCTFSQPRFYPSTHGAKVVHDKHLRSFGVQPCPRAKLPADSKSDQISGLPIEILWHVAGFLDSFSLCQLSLVSRTMREVCASLLQTRGIVELQWERRQGPGAPGTVSWQIKDRVWRFTTAFSPVLSWGFTDLPSMSDHLKKCPFNIVEHKTEPVPLPAMCSARDGHSLRRVLRHVNH, encoded by the exons atggaggaggaccATGTCCACTGCATGTCCTGTGTTAACCAGAGATGCATGGTCAGACCTGAGCCAGGCATTAGTTGTGATCTTATCTCCTGTCCTCTGGTGTGTGGGGCTGTATTTCACTCCTGCAAAGCTGAAGAGCACCACCTTTTGTGCCCACTGGTGAGGGTCCCGTGCCTAAACGGTGGCTATGGCTGCCCTGCCAGCCTGCAGCGCAATCAAATGTACGCACACCTCGAGGTGTGTCCAGCTGGAGTGGTGTGCTGCACTATGGAGTGGAACAGATGGCCCGTGAGCTGCCTGGACTATATGTCCTATGAGAGCCTGAGCCGCGGGGTGGAGGAAGCAGAGCAGCTAGACATGGCACTCGCTCTTCAGGACCAGCGTACATTACTGGAGTCCCTTAAGGTGATTGCCATGACACCTACCGCAGAGAGAGAGCTGCCTGTTCCTGGAGCCTCTACCTTTATTGAGTCACCTACTCAGTCATTATCTTCCAATCAGCCTGAAGCTCCCCCACCAGGCTCTGCAAAGGAGAAAATAGCTAGTGGAATTAATGGCTTGAACGAGGAGCACTTTGGTAAACTGTACGAGGCCACAGTCGAGACTGCGAGAAGCTTATGCGCTGCTTTAGACTTTGTAAGCATGGCCAACTCTGTTGACAGCAGCACAGTGTGTGCAGACAGAGGAGCTGCTTTGCAGAAAATTAGTAATGGCGATCTTCAGAATGGACTGGAAGACAGAACACCCGTAGCCACTGAAGGACTGTATTTAAAAGACCTGGAAGAGCAAAGTGTTTGTTCCAGCTGTTTAATAGAAAACGGGGCTCCAAGAGAAGCAGATCTTAAGATTTTAAACACAGCAAATAGATCGCTTTCAGAAGCAGCGGCGATCTGTCCGGAAGCAGACTGTCCTGGTGAGGTGCAAGAAGACTTGAATGCTTGCGTTACTCCTCCAATGATAGCTCCAGTTCACGTCAGCCAGGGTGTGGCACAGAGGGCCGGTCATGTGGTACTGGAAGATAGAGGAGTCGTTCTTTTAGAGAGCCATGTGCAAGAGCGCAAGTATCACAACTACCAGTCTTTTAGGGGCCTGGGCCCTTGTTCCTTACCAAATGGACGGATAGGTTTCTTCCCAGACAGGTCACTTCATAGAATACGACCCAAAATGGAAGACAAATCAGTGGATACCTCAGACCTGGAGCAGGAGGATGATCCCATGGGTCTTGGGGAGATAGATCTGATCACAGCAGCCTTGCTCTTCTGTTTAGAAGAGTCCAGAGAGTGTAGAAGGATCTCTGATACGGTCTACGTCGATGGCTTTCGTGTTGACTTTGGCACGCAGACTTTTACTTTCCCTGCAGCCATCTTGGTAACAAACACTAGAGTGGGTGACATGGCCTCTGCGCCTGCCTGTGACCACGCCGCCCCCCAGCTCCCTTACCCCAGCCCCTTCTGCACTCTTCGCCTTGGCCTTGTCCTGGAAGCTCTGGAGGTGGAGGCAGTCCCACATAACCGTTACCTCCCTCCTAAGCCTCGCTATCAGCACATGTTCCCATTCGTCTGTGCTCAGTCATTCCGTCGGGACCAATTCTCATCCCACTTCACAAACGTACACGGGGACATTCATGCCGGCCTCAACGGTTGGATGGAGCACCGCTGCCCCCTGGCTTATTACGGCTGCACTTTTTCCCAGCCGAGGTTTTACCCATCCACCCACGGAGCAAAAGTGGTTCATGACAAGCACCTCAGGTCCTTCGGGGTTCAGCCTTGCCCTAGGGCCAAACTTCCTGCTGACTCAAAGTCTGACCAAATAAGTGGGCTTCCCATTGAGATTCTGTGGCACGTAGCTGGGTTTCTGGACAGTTTCAGCCTCTGTCAGCTGTCGCTAGTGTCACGGACTATGAGGGAGGTGTGTGCCAGTCTGCTGCAGACCAGAGGCATAGTGGAGCTTCAGTGGGAGCGGAGACAAGGTCCTGGTGCTCCTGGCACTGTGTCATGGCAGATCAAAGACAGA GTGTGGAGATTCACCACTGCCTTCAGTCCGGTGTTGTCGTGGGGTTTCACCGACCTCCCCAGCATGTCGGACCACCTAAAAAAGTGCCCCTTCAACATAGTGGAACATAAGACGGAGCCTGTACCTCTTCCTGCCATGTGCAGCGCACGAGACGGACACTCGCTGCGCCGCGTCCTGCGTCACGTGAACCACTGA
- the LOC109983241 gene encoding hydroperoxide isomerase ALOXE3-like, with translation MPEYKLEVTTGDMKHGGTFDHIHLTLFGKDGQSERTELDNFGIDFTTGKVGTYILKTNSSLGKLLLIKVEKDPFFILPEDEWFCSKIVVTTPEGDVLLFPCYRWISRGELVELRGGRAMKVFEDDHPLLIEHRKQELTSKKSFYRWKILSEGLSHINHFNSPSELPAEVRFSESKSTEVTKTQNIMGLELKIKGLLGSTEKWESIDDLKEIFWFKKTTMSEYVAEHWKEDDFFGYQFLNSVNPNVIKSCSELPQNFPVTDEMVKQFLEKGNSLQSEIEKGNIFLYDQRIMDGIPTRLYDGEPLHVAAGLCLLYLNPENKLKPIAIQLSQQPSDQSPIFLPSDLETDWLLAKMFIKNADAIDHQAVQHLMKTHFLSEVYAVATLRSFPVIHPIYKLLFPHFRSTLHINTGGRTSLFGHDGALSISSLGYDGMTELMRKSLSEMTYSSLCLPDDITARGLDSIPNFYYRDDGLKLWKIINSFVKAVVEYYYPSDSEVKKDTELQEWISEIFTHGVLGNNASGFPSCFNTVEEVNKFITMVIFTATAQHAAVNSGQYDYNSWIPNASLLLHKPPPAAKGQSSMETILGTLPDVGETVSFVAILWLLSEQYTDEVPLGAYPEERFDEPAVKRMIKEFQGELSYLDEEIRARNSELEIPYTYLIPSQIENSVTI, from the exons ATGCCTGAGTACAAGCTGGAGGTGACAACAGGTGACATGAAACATGGAGGAACATTTGATCACATTCACCTCACCTTATTTGGAAAAGACGGGCAGAGTGAAAGAACCGAGCTGGACAACTTTGGTATCGACTTTACAACAGGGAAA GTGGGCACCTACATCCTGAAAACCAATTCATCACTTGGTAAACTCCTGCTGATCAAGGTTGAGAAAGACCCCTTTTTTATTCTCCCAGAAGACGAGTGGTTCTGCTCCAAAATAGTGGTGACGACTCCGGAGGGGGACGTTCTTCTTTTCCCCTGTTACAGATGGATCTCCAGGGGGGAGCTGGTGGAgctgagaggagggagag CCATGAAGGTTTTTGAGGACGACCATCCCCTGCTGATTGAGCACCGGAAACAAGAGCTGACGTCGAAAAAAAGCTTCTACCG aTGGAAGATTTTGTCGGAAGGATTGTCCCACATCAACCATTTCAATAGTCCGTCAGAGCTTccagctgaggtccgcttctctGAGTCCAAATCGACAGAAGtcaccaaaacacaaaacataat GGGTTTGGAACTAAAGATCAAGGGGCTGCTGGGATCCACTGAAAAATGGGAAAGCATTGATGACCTGAAAGAAATATTCTGGTTCAAAAAGACAACAATGTCAG AGTATGTTGCAGAGCATTGGAAAGAAGACGACTTTTTTGGATACCAGTTCCTGAATTCTGTCAACCCAAATGTGATCAAGAGCTGCTCAGAGCTTCCCCAAAACTTTCCCGTGACGGACGAGATGGTGAAGCAGTTCCTGGAAAAGGGAAACTCTCTGCAGAGTGAAATCGAG AAAGGCAACATATTCCTCTATGATCAGAGGATAATGGATGGTATACCAACTAGACTCTATGATGGAGAACCTCTGCATGTTGCTGCTGGTCTCTGTTTGTTATACTTGAaccctgaaaacaaactgaagccCATTGCAATACAG CTGTCTCAACAACCTTCAGATCAGAGCCCCATCTTTCTGCCCAGTGACCTCGAGACAGATTGGCTGCTGGCCAAGATGTTTATCAAAAATGCAGATGCGATTGATCACCAAGCGGTCCAGCACCTCATGAAGACTCACTTTCTGTCGGAGGTCTACGCTGTCGCCACCCTCCGCAGCTTCCCAGTCATTCATCCCATCTACAAG CTGCTGTTTCCACACTTTCGGTCCACTCTCCACATAAACACTGGAGGCCGAACATCTCTTTTTGGACATGACGGGGCTTTAAGTATT AGTTCCCTTGGATATGACGGGATGACAGAGCTCATGAGAAAGTCTCTCTCTGAGATGACCTACAGCTCCCTCTGTCTGCCAGACGACATCACTGCCCGAGGCCTGGACTCCATCCCCAATTTCTACTACAGAGACGACGGCCTGAAGTTGTGGAAAATCATCAACAG CTTTGTAAAGGCCGTTGTGGAGTACTACTACCCATCAGACAGTGAGGTCAAAAAAGACACAGAACTGCAGGAATGGATAAGTGAGATATTCACACATGGCGTCTTAGGAAACAACGCCTCAG GGTTTCCATCTTGCTTTAATACTGTTGAAGAAGTGAACAAGTTTATCACCATGGTGATCTTCACAGCTACAGCTCAACATGCTGCAGTCAATAGTGGACAG TATGACTACAACTCCTGGATACCCAATGCCTCACTCCTGCTGCACAAACCTCCTCCGGCCGCAAAGGGTCAGTCAAGCATGGAGACTATTTTGGGGACCCTTCCAGATGTTGGAGAGACTGTCAGCTTTGTCGCAATACTGTGGCTGCTTTCAGAGCAATACACTGATGAG gTTCCCTTGGGTGCTTATCCAGAAGAACGGTTCGATGAGCCTGCTGTTAAGAGGATGATTAAAGAATTTCAGGGGGAGCTGTCCTACCTCGATGAGGAAATCAGAGCAAGAAACTCAGAGCTTGAAATACCTTACACATATCTGATCCCTAGTCAGATAGAAAACAGTGTAACTATTTAG